A single bacterium HR11 DNA region contains:
- the amiC_1 gene encoding N-acetylmuramoyl-L-alanine amidase AmiC: MSPRRATLLGLGWVLATVLIPPVWAQDGPRAGTDGKLTPTPDGISVVVIDPGHGGSETGTVSPTGVTEKDVTLSIARLLKHLLESRLGLQVLLTREDDRAVDLDARTAIANNLHADLFISIHANAAMRGRATGVETYYLSTDWLDEETRKRLSASEPGAFDPRSPSNSQDPLALILWDMAQIAYLEESSRLAQTIQQTLNQELGLPDRGVKQAPFRVLMGAQMPAVLVEVGFLDNPEEARRLADGRYQARLAEALYRSIERYLLTRQALQAPPP; this comes from the coding sequence ATGTCGCCCCGGCGGGCTACTCTTCTCGGCCTGGGTTGGGTCCTGGCGACCGTCCTGATACCGCCGGTATGGGCCCAGGATGGACCCCGGGCAGGGACGGATGGGAAACTTACCCCTACGCCGGATGGGATCAGCGTCGTCGTGATCGACCCGGGTCACGGAGGGAGCGAAACGGGGACGGTGTCGCCGACCGGTGTCACGGAAAAAGACGTCACCCTCAGCATCGCCCGCCTTCTGAAGCACCTGCTGGAAAGTCGGCTGGGTCTTCAAGTCTTACTGACCCGGGAGGACGACCGGGCCGTCGACTTGGACGCCCGTACGGCCATCGCCAACAACCTCCACGCCGACCTGTTCATCAGCATCCATGCCAATGCGGCCATGCGGGGTCGGGCGACCGGCGTTGAGACATACTACTTGAGCACGGATTGGCTGGATGAGGAAACGCGCAAGCGTCTTTCGGCGAGTGAGCCCGGCGCCTTTGACCCCCGAAGTCCTTCGAATTCCCAAGACCCGCTGGCCCTGATCCTTTGGGACATGGCCCAGATCGCCTACTTGGAGGAGAGTAGCCGGCTGGCCCAGACGATTCAGCAGACGCTCAACCAGGAGCTGGGCCTTCCGGACCGGGGTGTCAAGCAGGCGCCCTTCCGGGTCCTGATGGGCGCCCAGATGCCGGCCGTGCTGGTCGAGGTCGGCTTCCTGGACAATCCCGAGGAAGCCCGTCGGCTTGCCGACGGGCGGTACCAAGCCCGCTTGGCCGAGGCCCTC